The nucleotide window TGCCACGTCAAAAGAATTTTCGAACTTAGTGGATAAAACTTATAACGAAATACGTGAACGATTTGAAAATGCTAAAAAATCATTAGACAGAGCACCACTTGACATTCAACGAGTTTTCCTATCCAAAGAGTTGCTCTTTAGTGAAGTCAAGAAAAAATCACAGATTATAATTAGTACATCTAAACTAGAAAATAAAAAGCAACATTTTAATTTTAACTCAAGTCTACCACCGCCAGTACGCATTGAACTACAAACGAACAATCCGTTAAGCAAATTTTCAACATTTGTTAAAAGATTTACTAACAAACAAAACAAAAAAATATTAATTGTTTGTGAATCACTCGATAGACAAAATGTACTAAGTGATTTACTCATCAATCATAATCTTAATACTTATAGCGTTAAGAGCTGGCATGAATTTACTACTAGTAGTAAATCACTTAACATTATCCATGAAGATCTTATCCATGGTTTGCTTATCCATAATATTGCTATTATTACTGAAGAAGATTTATTTGGGCAAGAAGTAGTTCAACAACAACGTCGTCATACCAAACATAAATATTTTGACGTAGCTATTAAGAGCTTAGTAGAGATTAAAATAGGCGATGCTATTGTGCATGAAAATTATGGCGTGGGTAGATATTTAGGGCTCAAAACCAAAATTTTTGATAAACAATCACAAGATTTTCTTGTCCTAAAATATGCCAATAACGCAAAATTAATGGTGCCAATCATCTCATTTAATCTAATCTCTAGATATGCTGGAATTTCGCTAAAAAGTACGCCATTACACAAACTAGGAACCAACCAATGGGCCAAGGCTAAGAAAAAAGCAGGTGAAGCTTTATTTGATATAGCAGTTGAATTATTAAAAATTTCTGCCAAGCGATCCTCTCAAACAGGCTTTTCTTTCCCTAAGCCTAATGATGATTACTCTTCATTTGTTGCCAATTTTCCCTTTGAGGAAACTCCAGATCAGATAAAAACCATGAATGAAGTACTAGCAGATATGCAATCACAACAACCAATGGACAGATTGGTATGTGGAGACGTTGGTTTTGGAAAAACTGAGATTGCCATGCGTGCAGCTTTTTTAGCAGTTAAAGCAGGTAAACAAGTTGCAATTTTAGTACCAACCACACTATTATCCAACCAACACTATCGATCTTTTATCGATCGTTTCACTAATGATCCTACAAAAATTGCAACATTATCAAGATTCCAAACCCCAAAAGAGCAAAAAATAATTATTGAACAACTAAAGCAAGGAACCATTGATATCATTATCGGTACACACAAAATTATTCAAAATAATATTAAATATAAAAACCTTAGCTTGATTATTATTGATGAAGAACATCGCTTTGGAGTTAAACAAAAAGAAGCTTTAAAAAAACTACGAGGACAAAGTGATATTCTAACCATGACTGCCACCCCTATTCCACGTACATTAAATATGGCACTAGGTTCATTAAGAGAATTATCTATTATTGCAACGCCACCAGCTAAGCGCAGTACTATCCAAACTTTTGTACAAGAATGGCATAACGATAATATCAAAGAGGCAATTACACGAGAAATACACCGTGGTGGGCAGGTTTTTATACTGCATAATGATATTAATTCAATTGACAATATGGCAGAAAATCTAAAACAAATTATACCAAAATTACAGATTCGTATCGCCCATGGAAAAATTCCAACACGTGAGTTAGAACAAATCATGAGTGATTTTTACCACGCACGTTTCCACATTCTAGTTTGCACCACGATTATTGAAACAGGGATTGATATTCCTAACGCCAATACTATCATTATCAATAATGCACAAAATTTTGGTCTAGCACAATTACATCAACTTAGAGGTCGTGTTGGTCGTTCTCACCACAGGGCTTATGCTTATTTAATTGTTAAGTCTCATCTATCTTTATCTAAAACAGCTAAAGATAGACTTGATGTAATTAAGTCTTTAACAGAACTTGGTTCTGGGTTTATGTTGGCTAATCACGATCTTGAAATTCGTGGTGCAGGTGATCTACTCGGTGATAATCAATCTGGACAAATCAGCGAAATTGGTTTTAACCTTTACCATGATTTATTGAAACGCACCATTGATGCCGTGTACTCTGGTAAAAAAATTAACCTTAATGATCCAATTAACCATGAAGTACAAATTGATTCTGGCTTACCATCAATTATTCCAGAAACCTATATTTTTGATGTTCATGAACGGCTTGTGCTTTATAAACGCATTGCCAATTGTCAAAACAACAATGAACTTAAAGCCTTGCAAATTGAAATGATTGATCGTTTTGGTCTGTTGCCAGATTCAACTAAAAACTTACTTTACAATACCAAACTAAAACTCTTTTCCCAAATAATTGGGGTGAACAAAATAATCCTTTATGAAGACAAGGCCATCATTACCTTTAACAAAAAAAACACCATTGATCCTATAAAAATCACCAACCTTATCCAAAAACAAGCAAAAAAATATCAGCTAAAAGATCAAAATCAATTAATTATCAAAGAACAAATGCCTAAAAATATTAGACGAATCAAATTAATAGAATACCTATTAAAAATGTTAAATTAATTCAATTATAATAATTAAAATAATAACTCTCCATAGTTATCTTGATAATATTTTTCAATATAACCCATATCAAATTGGTGGTTTTGCGCGCCTAAATGTGTAACTTTAATAGCACCAAGTAACCCTGCCAGTTGTCCTATAGTTTTCCAATCCATCCCATTCATTAAACCATATAAAAGTCCTGCACGATAAGCATCTCCACAACCTGTTGGATCTTGAAAAACATCTACTTTAACAGGGGTAATATTGATTACTTTTTCTTCAGTATGAATTTCTGAACCTTGTATACCTTTGGTGATAAATAGCGCCTTTACTTTTATAGCAATGGTTGCTAAATTTAGTCCAGTTCTATCTTGTAACATTTGTGATTCATAACTATTCACTACCACATAACTAGCTTGTTCAATAAAATTGATTAACTCTTCACCTGAAAACATTGGCATACCCTGACCTGGATCAAAAATAAATGGGATATTTAACTGCTTAAATTGTGCTGCATGTTCAATCATTCCAGTACGTCCATCAGGGGATACAATACCAATATCAACCATACTAACATCAAATACCTTATTTTGGTGCGACTGATCCATCGCACCAGGATGAAAAACAGTAATTTGATTACCGCTCATATCAGTGGTAATAAACGCCTGACCTGTATATTGACCTGGAATAATTTTAATATATGCGGTATTCATATGACACCTTGTCATCCATTCTAAATAAGGTGTGAAATCACTACCAACTGTTGCCATCGGCACTGAATTAACTCCCAATAAATGTAAGTTATAAGCAATATTACCAGCACAACCACCAAACTCTTTACGCATAGTTGGTACTAAAAATGATACATTTAGCATATGCACTCTATCTGGTAAAATATGGTTATTAAAATAATCGTGAAACACCATAATACTATC belongs to Candidatus Vesicomyosocius okutanii and includes:
- a CDS encoding carbohydrate kinase family protein — translated: MTKTALICGSYAFDSIMVFHDYFNNHILPDRVHMLNVSFLVPTMRKEFGGCAGNIAYNLHLLGVNSVPMATVGSDFTPYLEWMTRCHMNTAYIKIIPGQYTGQAFITTDMSGNQITVFHPGAMDQSHQNKVFDVSMVDIGIVSPDGRTGMIEHAAQFKQLNIPFIFDPGQGMPMFSGEELINFIEQASYVVVNSYESQMLQDRTGLNLATIAIKVKALFITKGIQGSEIHTEEKVINITPVKVDVFQDPTGCGDAYRAGLLYGLMNGMDWKTIGQLAGLLGAIKVTHLGAQNHQFDMGYIEKYYQDNYGELLF
- the mfd gene encoding transcription-repair coupling factor, with translation MPYLYSNKVKCFELGRKMYWGSLYGSADALALIEFANQQHIILVIANDIVHFDNFYKSLKFYNTDLEILKFDNWEVLAYDYFSPHPDITSSRLKTLSKLKSLKRGIVITTLESLFSHLCPLEFSKKYSLNIRINDKINPDTFSEKLLKIGYKHVITVMEHGEFNMRNSLIDLYPMGTKTAYRINLFNQKVESIRAFNTSTQRSKTKIPEITLLPAREFATDNTSIEYFKTNYKKIFNDNGFIYTEVSEGRLPGGIEFYLPLFFHTTNTLFDYLADNTIIATSKEFSNLVDKTYNEIRERFENAKKSLDRAPLDIQRVFLSKELLFSEVKKKSQIIISTSKLENKKQHFNFNSSLPPPVRIELQTNNPLSKFSTFVKRFTNKQNKKILIVCESLDRQNVLSDLLINHNLNTYSVKSWHEFTTSSKSLNIIHEDLIHGLLIHNIAIITEEDLFGQEVVQQQRRHTKHKYFDVAIKSLVEIKIGDAIVHENYGVGRYLGLKTKIFDKQSQDFLVLKYANNAKLMVPIISFNLISRYAGISLKSTPLHKLGTNQWAKAKKKAGEALFDIAVELLKISAKRSSQTGFSFPKPNDDYSSFVANFPFEETPDQIKTMNEVLADMQSQQPMDRLVCGDVGFGKTEIAMRAAFLAVKAGKQVAILVPTTLLSNQHYRSFIDRFTNDPTKIATLSRFQTPKEQKIIIEQLKQGTIDIIIGTHKIIQNNIKYKNLSLIIIDEEHRFGVKQKEALKKLRGQSDILTMTATPIPRTLNMALGSLRELSIIATPPAKRSTIQTFVQEWHNDNIKEAITREIHRGGQVFILHNDINSIDNMAENLKQIIPKLQIRIAHGKIPTRELEQIMSDFYHARFHILVCTTIIETGIDIPNANTIIINNAQNFGLAQLHQLRGRVGRSHHRAYAYLIVKSHLSLSKTAKDRLDVIKSLTELGSGFMLANHDLEIRGAGDLLGDNQSGQISEIGFNLYHDLLKRTIDAVYSGKKINLNDPINHEVQIDSGLPSIIPETYIFDVHERLVLYKRIANCQNNNELKALQIEMIDRFGLLPDSTKNLLYNTKLKLFSQIIGVNKIILYEDKAIITFNKKNTIDPIKITNLIQKQAKKYQLKDQNQLIIKEQMPKNIRRIKLIEYLLKMLN